From a single Miscanthus floridulus cultivar M001 chromosome 8, ASM1932011v1, whole genome shotgun sequence genomic region:
- the LOC136477573 gene encoding protein NRT1/ PTR FAMILY 6.4-like produces the protein MVSAGGHGGYGSDGGDGQEAVDFRGNPVDKSRTGGWVGAGLILGTELAERVCVMGISMNLVTYLVGELHLSNSKSANVVTNFMGTLNLLALVGGFLADAKLGRYLTIAISATIAATGVSLLTVDTTVPSMRPPACANARGPRAHHECVPARGGQLALLYAALYTIAAGAGALKANVSGFGSDQFDARDPREERAMVFFFNRFYFCISLGSLFAVTVLVYVQDNVGRAWGYGVSAVAMLLAVAVFVAGTPRYRYRRPQGSPLTVIGRVLATAWRKRRLTLPADAAELHGFAAAKVAHTDRLRCLDKAAIVEADLSAPAGKQQASSAVAAPSTVTEVEEVKMVVKLLPIWSTCILFWTVYSQMTTFSVEQATRMDRHLRRPGSGSGAGGGFAVPAGSLSVFLFISILLFTSLNERLLVPLAARLTGRPQGLTSLQRVGTGLALSVAAMAVSALVEKKRRDASNGPGHVAISAFWLVPQFFLVGAGEAFAYVGQLEFFIREAPERMKSMSTGLFLVTLSMGFFLSTFLVFAVDAATRGAWIRNNLDSGRLDLFYSMLAVLGVANFAVFIVFARRHQYKATNLPAAVAPDGAGQKEMDDFVVVTEAVEGMDV, from the exons ATG GTTTCCGCTGGGGGTCATGGTGGGTACggcagcgacggcggcgacgggcAGGAGGCCGTGGACTTCCGGGGCAACCCGGTGGACAAGTCGAGGACCGGAGGCTGGGTGGGCGCCGGGCTGATCCTGGGCACGGAGCTGGCGGAGCGCGTGTGCGTGATGGGCATCTCCATGAACCTGGTGACGTACCTGGTGGGCGAGCTGCACCTGTCCAACTCCAAGTCCGCCAACGTGGTGACCAACTTCATGGGCACGCTCAACCTGCTCGCCCTCGTCGGCGGCTTCctcgccgacgccaagctcggccGCTACCTCACCATCGCCATCTCCGCCACCATCGCCGCCACC GGCGTGAGCCTGCTGACGGTTGACACGACGGTGCCGAGCATGCGCCCGCCGGCGTGCGCGAACGCCCGCGGGCCACGCGCGCACCACGAGTGCGTCCCCGCGCGCGGCGGGCAGCTGGCGCTGCTGTACGCGGCGCTGTACACGAtcgcggcgggggcgggggcgctgAAGGCGAACGTGTCCGGGTTCGGGTCGGACCAGTTCGACGCGCGAGACCCACGGGAGGAGCGCGCCATGGTGTTCTTCTTCAACCGCTTCTACTTCTGCATCAGCCTGGGGTCGCTGTTCGCGGTCACCGTGCTGGTGTACGTGCAGGACAACGTGGGCCGGGCCTGGGGGTACGGCGTCTCCGCCGTCGCCATGCTGCTCGCCGTCGCGGTGTTCGTGGCGGGCACGCCCAGGTACCGGTACCGCCGCCCGCAGGGCAGCCCGCTCACGGTCATCGGGCGGGTGCTCGCCACGGCGTGGAGGAAGCGCCGGTTGACGCtccccgccgacgccgccgagCTCCACGGGTTCGCCGCGGCCAAGGTCGCCCACACGGACAGGCTCAG GTGCCTTGACAAGGCGGCGATCGTGGAGGCCGACCTGTCCGCGCCGGCGGGGAAGCAGCAAGCGAGttcggcggtggcggcgccgtCGACGGTgacggaggtggaggaggtgaagaTGGTGGTGAAGCTGCTGCCCATCTGGTCCACGTGCATCCTCTTCTGGACGGTCTACTCCCAGATGACCACCTTCTCGGTGGAGCAGGCCACGCGCATGGACCGCCACCTCCGCCGCccgggctccggctccggcgccggcggcggcttcGCCGTCCCGGCGGGCTCCCTCTCCGTGTTCCTCTTCATCTCCATCCTGCTCTTCACCTCCCTCAACGAGCGCCTCCTCGTGCCGCTCGCCGCCCGCCTCACGGGCCGCCCGCAAGGGCTCACCTCGCTGCAGCGCGTCGGCACGGGGCTCGCGCTCtccgtcgccgccatggccgtctcgGCGCTCGTCGAGAAGAAGCGCCGCGACGCGTCCAATGGGCCCGGCCACGTCGCCATCAGCGCCTTCTGGCTCGTCCCGCAGTTCTTCCTCGTGGGGGCCGGCGAGGCGTTCGCGTACGTGGGGCAGCTCGAGTTCTTCATCCGCGAGGCGCCCGAGCGGATGAAGTCCATGAGCACCGGCCTGTTCCTCGTCACGCTCTCCATGGGCTTCTTCCTCAGCACCTTCCTCGTCttcgccgtcgacgccgccaccAGGGGCGCGTGGATCCGGAACAACCTCGACAGCGGCAGGCTCGACCTCTTCTACTCGATGCTCGCCGTGCTCGGGGTCGCCAACTTCGCCGTGTTCATCGTCTTCGCCAGGCGCCACCAGTACAAGGCTACCAACTTGCCGGCGGCAGTGGCGCCCGACGGCGCCGGGCAGAAGGAGATGGACGACTTCGTCGTCGTGACGGAGGCCGTCGAAGGAATGGACGTGTAG